DNA from Massilia antarctica:
GCGTCGGCATGAAACAGGCGGCGTTGGGTGATCCTGGCGAAATAGGCAGCCAGTTCAGCATCCATCGGCTCGTCCTCGACGGGGTCGTGCTGCGCTGGCGCCGGAGCCAGTGGGCGCTTGAAAAACTGGAACATACCGAACTCCCTGCGCAAGTCGAAAAGTGAGAAACGGGACGTAATACGCGACTAATCATCCCCCGCGTGCGCGGCCATCACCGCCGCCACCCGGCGCGCAATGGCTTGCGCCAGCACATGCACGTGATAGCCGTCGACGAACCCGTGATGCGCCTGCACCGACAACGGCACCGTCATCGATTCCCCGGCCGGCGCGCTGAATTTGCCCCAGGCGAGCGAGGGAATATCGGCGCTGCGATGGCAGAAAATCGGATGCTCGATGGCGCGCATGTCGAGCCATGGCATGCAGGTGATATAGATATTGTCCCTGGCCTGACGCGGCGTCAGGTCGGCGCTGGTATTGATCAGGGCGCGGCTGGCCTTTGCTTCCCGGCCGGCGCGCACGCTGCGCGCGATGAATTCGCGCAGGTCGGCGCTTCTGGTAAAACGCGCGAAATTGAGATTATTGTCTTCATTGATCACGGTGAACGAGCCAATGAAATCGTCGATCTTGATGACCTCACCTTCGTACACGCGGTACATGAAGTTATCGACCGTCTCGACCGCCGACAGCACGCAATACAGAAAGAAGTGAAACGGCGGCAGCTCGCGCTGTTTGCAAAACGGACGGAAATCCGGCAGTTCCAGGGTCAGGCTGATATTAAGCAGGGGATTGTCGAATTGGCGGAAAACCTCGTAGCGGTCGCGCCGGAGTTCAAAATTTTTCATGTCCGTAGTTTAACCGATGGCGGCGCAGGCCAACAGACCACAGCGCCATTCCCACGGCGCCGTATTGACGTTCTGTCCCCCTGAAATAGCGGCCTGTCGCCGGCCACCGCCTGTTTTTCGCCTGGTGCTGTAATCTGCATGCTCCTCCTGCATGGCAGGCACAGACAACCCCCCTGCGCAGCGCACTCGTGGCCGCGCATCAGAACCAGGAGCCTCTTATGCTGTTTCGACGGATTGCCGTTATCGCCGCATTCACCCTCGCCAGCGCCGCGTGCGCGGCGGCCCCCGACAAGCTCGACACTATCGTCAAGTCGGCCATGGCGGGAAGCAAGGTGCCGGCGGTCGGCGCCGTGATCCTGCGCGATGGCGCCATCGTCGCGCAAACGGTGCAGGGCCGGCAGCGCAACGACCGGCCGCGCCGCGCCGGCGCCGACGATGTCTGGCTGATCGGCTCCACCGGCAAGGTCATGACGGTGGCCATGATCGCGCGCCTGGCCGAGCGCGGCGTGCTGGCGTGGGATGCGCCGCTCGAAAAAATGCTGCCCGACCTGGCCGCCGGCATGTTGCCCGAATACCGCCAGGTCACCTTGCTGCACTTGCTGTCCCACCGTGCCGGCCTGCCGCGCGACCTGGTCCATCTCAAGGGTGCGGAACATGTCTTCACCGACACTAGCCCGACCGGGCAACAGCGCCTCGCCTACATCGCCGAAGCGCTCAGAGACAAGCCGGAAGTTGCGCCCGGTACCGCCTTCGCTTATAGCAATACCGGTTTTCTGATCGCCGCCGCGATCGCCGAAAAAGCCACCGGCGACACTTACGAAGCACTGATGCGCAAGGAAGTGTTCGAACCGCTGGCGATGCGCCACGCCGGCTTCGGCAATACGGGCGACGGCCAGAACCGCGGTCACCAGCACGGCAAGCCGATGCTGAACATGGTCAAGTTCGACGACGGCGCACCGGCCATGTTCGCGCCGGCGGGCTTCTTGCATATGAGCTTGGCCGACTGGGCCCGCTTCAATCTCGACCAGCTGGCCGGCGCCAAAGGCCAGGGCAAGCTGCTCGCGCCGGCTTCCTACAAGCTGATGCAGACCGCGCAGCCGGGCAGCCCCGCCGGCCTGGACTGGGGGGTGCAAGCCTCGGTCGCCGGCCGCCAGGGCCCGGCGCTGGTCCATCAGGGTTCGGACGGCAACTGGCTGGCCATTGCCGTTCTGTTTCCGGAGCAGGGGAGTGGCGCATTGGTGGTTGCCAACGCCGCCGAGGACATGGGTGCCGATAAGGTGTTGAACGGCATCTTCGGCAAGCTGTTCCCCACCCTCAGTCCCGCCAACGAGCGTCCCTGACGCGGAGCGCTTCGATGGAGAGCGAACAGGCGGTTCACACAAGCGGCGCGGCGGCCGGCCGGACCGGCGTTGCGTCGGCTTGAAGAATTAACTTCACGCGCGCGGCGTTTTGCCGCCATACTGCTCGGACCGCCCGCCCTCATTGTCGGCTTGAACAAAGGACGCCATGGCGAACCAGCACAGCACCACACGATCGCCCACACCCACCGAGCACGCCCTGGCCGCCGAGGTGGACGGACTGCGCCTGTTGCTGGCGCAGCGCGAGGCCGAGATTGCCGCCCTGCGCGACGATGCGGCCCACGCCGGCGAGCGCCGCAACGCTTTCCTGGCGCTGCTCGCGCATGAACTGCGCAATCCGCTCGCTCCCATCAGCCTGGCCAACACCATGCTGGCCAAACTGCCCGAACCCTCGGCCGGCCTGCTCAATGTGCACGCGGTGATCCACCGCCAGGTGCAGCATCTGACCCGCCTGCTCGACGAGCTGCTCGACGCGGCTAGCCTGAACAGCGGCACGATGATCCTGGCGCGCAGTCCGGCGCCGCTGGTCGCCCTGCTGCGGCGCGCGCTGCAGACGGTGCAGGTGCGCATCCTGGAACGGCATCAGCAGTTGCTGCTGGACATGCCCGAGGAATTGACGGTCAACGCCGATCCGGTCCGGCTGGCGCAAGCGTTCGCCAATCTGCTGGTCAACGCCTCCAAGTATACCGGCGACGGCGGCATCATCCGCGTGGCGGTGCGCGCCCACGAGGGCAGGGCGGTGGTCACCGTGGCCGACAACGGCGCCGGCATGGAGCCGGCCCTGCTGGCCTGCATTTTCGACCCGTTCACCCAGGGACCGCGCACGCCGGTCCGCTCCGAAGGTGGACTGGGGGTGGGCTTGAACGTGGTGCGCATGATTGTTGAACTGCATGACGGCAAGGTGGTGGGCGCCAGCGACGGCCCCGGACGCGGCAGCGTGTTCACCGTGTCGCTGCCGCTGTGGGCGGGCGACGCCGGCTCGGGCGCGCCCTTGGCCGGCGCCGCACGGGTCGGACGCCGCATCCTGCTGGTCGAAGACAATCTCGATGCCAACGATACCCTCGGTCAATTGCTGCTGGCCGAGGGCCACGATGTCACCGCCGCCTACGACGGCATCGCCGGCCTGTCCTTGGCGCGTACCCAGGTCTTCGACGTGCTGATCTGCGATATCAACCTGCCCGGCCTGGATGGTTACGAGCTCATCACGCAACTGCGGCGCACCGCCGGGGCGCACATTCCGTTTGCGATCGCCATTTCCGGCTATGGCCGGCCGGCCGACCGCACTCGCGCCATCGCGGCCGGCTTCGGGCAGTACGTGGTCAAGCCGCTCGATATCGATGCCTTGCTGGCCCTGGTCGCCTCCGAGGCGGTCACCGCTTGCATCACGGCCGCCAGCAACGCCAGGTAGGCGCGCGCTCGTTCAGGGCGTGCCAGTGCCGCGCAGGTCGAAGAAATCGGTATGGCCGAATCCTTTCGTGTAGTCGAGCAAGGACAGGGCCAGCGGCGTGATGCGCACGAACAGCATGCCCGGCCACGGCAGGGCGCTGGTATTGGCAACCACCTGGGCGAAGGCCGGAAACCTGGCCAGCAGGGCGGCGGCGGCCCGTTGCGCTTCCACCGGTTCGTGAATCATCTCGGCCATGGCATCCATCGACAAGCCCTGGATTTCGTTCCAGCCGCGGTAGGGGGCGTTGACCGTCAGCGCCACTTGCGGATGGGTGCGCAGGTTGTGCGCCTTGTGGCTGTCGAGGGCGATGGCGACATACAGCACCAGGCCGTCGGCGGCGAAGCTGACCGTGGAGGCGTGCGGCGTGCCATCGTCGCGGATCGATGCCAGGGTCAGGTCGGTCGTGGCGGCAAGGATCGTGCGGGCGAGTTCTTGTGATCCGGAGGGAAGCTGGTGCATGGGATGTCCTTTCAGGGAATCGGGAAGGCAGTGCCGTCGCGCTGGCGGACAGGGTGCCGGCCGGTGCAGGCCGCGCACGGGGGGCACCGGGTAGCGGACGTCCGGGTGCCCTCCGAGCCTAGCACAAAGCGCGCGCGGGCGCGCCGCGCACGCTTCGGCATTGCCGACCCCCGTTGTTTTTCTCATATTCTTATTTGGCAATGCAATAAAGCTGCGCCAAAACCCGATTGCGCCCATACTTCGGTACGCCCAGTTGTAAATGTGCACATGACCAATACTTACTCGGCTTAAGATGGATACCAGCGATGTGAAGCGG
Protein-coding regions in this window:
- a CDS encoding CatA-like O-acetyltransferase gives rise to the protein MKNFELRRDRYEVFRQFDNPLLNISLTLELPDFRPFCKQRELPPFHFFLYCVLSAVETVDNFMYRVYEGEVIKIDDFIGSFTVINEDNNLNFARFTRSADLREFIARSVRAGREAKASRALINTSADLTPRQARDNIYITCMPWLDMRAIEHPIFCHRSADIPSLAWGKFSAPAGESMTVPLSVQAHHGFVDGYHVHVLAQAIARRVAAVMAAHAGDD
- a CDS encoding hybrid sensor histidine kinase/response regulator, yielding MANQHSTTRSPTPTEHALAAEVDGLRLLLAQREAEIAALRDDAAHAGERRNAFLALLAHELRNPLAPISLANTMLAKLPEPSAGLLNVHAVIHRQVQHLTRLLDELLDAASLNSGTMILARSPAPLVALLRRALQTVQVRILERHQQLLLDMPEELTVNADPVRLAQAFANLLVNASKYTGDGGIIRVAVRAHEGRAVVTVADNGAGMEPALLACIFDPFTQGPRTPVRSEGGLGVGLNVVRMIVELHDGKVVGASDGPGRGSVFTVSLPLWAGDAGSGAPLAGAARVGRRILLVEDNLDANDTLGQLLLAEGHDVTAAYDGIAGLSLARTQVFDVLICDINLPGLDGYELITQLRRTAGAHIPFAIAISGYGRPADRTRAIAAGFGQYVVKPLDIDALLALVASEAVTACITAASNAR
- a CDS encoding serine hydrolase domain-containing protein; translation: MLFRRIAVIAAFTLASAACAAAPDKLDTIVKSAMAGSKVPAVGAVILRDGAIVAQTVQGRQRNDRPRRAGADDVWLIGSTGKVMTVAMIARLAERGVLAWDAPLEKMLPDLAAGMLPEYRQVTLLHLLSHRAGLPRDLVHLKGAEHVFTDTSPTGQQRLAYIAEALRDKPEVAPGTAFAYSNTGFLIAAAIAEKATGDTYEALMRKEVFEPLAMRHAGFGNTGDGQNRGHQHGKPMLNMVKFDDGAPAMFAPAGFLHMSLADWARFNLDQLAGAKGQGKLLAPASYKLMQTAQPGSPAGLDWGVQASVAGRQGPALVHQGSDGNWLAIAVLFPEQGSGALVVANAAEDMGADKVLNGIFGKLFPTLSPANERP
- a CDS encoding pyridoxamine 5'-phosphate oxidase family protein — encoded protein: MHQLPSGSQELARTILAATTDLTLASIRDDGTPHASTVSFAADGLVLYVAIALDSHKAHNLRTHPQVALTVNAPYRGWNEIQGLSMDAMAEMIHEPVEAQRAAAALLARFPAFAQVVANTSALPWPGMLFVRITPLALSLLDYTKGFGHTDFFDLRGTGTP